One stretch of Micromonospora echinospora DNA includes these proteins:
- a CDS encoding GerMN domain-containing protein codes for MSRRRLLPGLLAVALLVGCGVPVDDEPRLVQTPPGAFPTPAVSSTVDGDGRVDEPFCFVRDDGLVVVNRRVDGLPGVDTHLQHLLAGPGPGERRQGLATALPGTVAVAGATLAGTVATVDVRQAGEETGRNDEVLAFGQIVCSLTQRPDVYSVAFRRGGQPLEVPRADGSLSVLPLTAADYRPLMPR; via the coding sequence GTGAGCCGGCGGCGGCTCCTGCCCGGCCTGCTCGCCGTGGCGCTGCTCGTCGGCTGCGGGGTGCCGGTGGACGACGAGCCCCGGCTCGTGCAGACGCCGCCCGGGGCGTTCCCGACGCCGGCGGTGTCCTCGACCGTCGACGGGGACGGGCGGGTGGACGAGCCGTTCTGCTTCGTCCGGGACGACGGACTGGTCGTGGTGAACCGCCGGGTGGACGGCCTGCCGGGGGTGGACACGCACCTGCAGCACCTGCTTGCCGGGCCGGGTCCCGGCGAGCGTCGTCAGGGGCTGGCCACGGCGCTGCCGGGCACGGTGGCGGTGGCCGGGGCCACACTGGCCGGCACCGTGGCGACAGTCGACGTGCGCCAGGCCGGGGAGGAGACCGGCCGCAACGACGAGGTGCTGGCCTTCGGGCAGATCGTGTGCAGCCTCACGCAGCGGCCGGACGTGTACAGCGTCGCGTTCCGCCGGGGCGGGCAGCCGCTCGAGGTGCCGCGCGCGGACGGAAGCCTCTCGGTGTTGCCGCTCACCGCTGCCGACTATCGGCCGTTGATGCCACGCTGA
- a CDS encoding SigB/SigF/SigG family RNA polymerase sigma factor, with amino-acid sequence MTTMTMAPTATEVQRAPQTGEESRASELIAALAALPAGHPQRAALRNQVIEAWLPLANHLAARYSGRGEPAGDLAQTAALGLIKAVDRFDASRGVDFAGFAIPTILGEIKRHFRDRTWNIRVPRRLQELRLRISEANSTLTQTLNRAPTVADIAAHLDVTEEEVLEGLEGARAYNAVSLSTPIGDGDSATELGDTLGAEDNEYELADLRASLGPALATLDEREQKILTLRFYGNLTQSEIAARVGVSQMHVSRLLARALTKLRGQLTEA; translated from the coding sequence ATGACCACGATGACCATGGCACCGACCGCGACCGAGGTGCAGCGCGCGCCGCAGACCGGTGAGGAGTCCCGTGCCAGCGAGCTGATCGCGGCGCTCGCCGCGCTGCCCGCCGGCCACCCGCAGCGGGCCGCCCTGCGCAACCAGGTCATCGAGGCGTGGCTGCCGCTGGCGAACCACCTGGCCGCCCGCTACAGCGGGCGCGGCGAGCCGGCCGGTGACCTGGCGCAGACCGCGGCGCTGGGCCTGATCAAGGCGGTGGACCGGTTCGACGCCTCGCGCGGCGTCGACTTCGCCGGGTTCGCCATCCCGACCATCCTCGGTGAGATCAAGCGGCACTTCCGCGACCGCACCTGGAACATCCGGGTTCCGCGCCGCCTCCAGGAGCTGCGGCTGCGCATCTCCGAGGCGAACAGCACGCTGACCCAGACGCTCAACCGGGCCCCGACCGTCGCCGACATCGCCGCCCACCTCGACGTCACCGAGGAAGAGGTGCTCGAAGGTCTGGAAGGCGCCCGCGCCTACAACGCGGTGTCGCTGTCCACCCCGATCGGCGACGGCGACAGCGCCACCGAGCTGGGCGACACCCTCGGCGCCGAGGACAACGAGTACGAGCTGGCCGACCTGCGCGCCTCCCTGGGCCCGGCGCTGGCCACGCTCGACGAGCGCGAGCAGAAGATCCTCACGCTGCGCTTCTACGGCAACCTGACCCAGAGCGAGATCGCCGCTCGGGTCGGCGTCTCCCAGATGCACGTGTCCCGGCTGCTCGCCCGCGCCCTGACCAAGCTGCGCGGCCAGCTCACCGAGGCCTGA
- a CDS encoding glycosyl hydrolase family 28-related protein, with amino-acid sequence MSRSVPRILAAALVTAALLIPPGAAAAGPPRGPAPVVTRAGLDPALVAGRGATVDYVEQEAEHGRTTGVVIGPDRSAYALAGEASGRRAVRLLPGQYVELTLPRPTNALTVRYSIPDAPGGGGITAPLRVSVGRSPARTVTLTSQYAWLYNQYPFTNDPGADLLHPDWWITECSCVPAATTPAPVITKPFRPHHFYEEQRLLLGRTHRAGEVVRLTAPRGTAAAWTVIDLVDAHLVAPPRAVPRAVNALSFGADPTGRRESADAFDRAIAHARRVDRPLYLPPGTYQVNRHIVVDDVTIAGAGSWHTIVRGREVALDTPAPDGSRHTGVGFYGRDAADGGSSNVHLSGFAIEGDVRERIDTDQVNAIGGALSHSTIDGLYLHHTKVGMWFDGPMTGLRVTNTVIADQVADGLNFHTGVTHSSVTNSVVRNSGDDALAMWSEGTANASNTFAYNTVQSPVLANGIALYGGTDLTVAHNLIADPVREGSAIQVGARFGAEPFAGRLRITGNTTVRAGTYDLNWNIGLGAIWFYALDRSIDADVLVSGDAYLDSTYNAIMLVSDWPVKDRVRIDNVRFRGIRVDGAGTSVVSARAAGGARFADVDARHVGAVGVNNCGSFHFTPAGSEFTLTDLGGNDGGWLAPWLLPNTITCDDRPPVVPPPPPSHW; translated from the coding sequence ATGTCGCGGAGCGTGCCGAGGATCCTCGCGGCGGCGCTGGTCACCGCCGCCCTGCTCATCCCGCCCGGCGCCGCCGCGGCGGGCCCGCCGCGCGGACCGGCCCCGGTGGTGACACGCGCCGGGCTCGACCCCGCGCTGGTTGCCGGTCGCGGCGCCACAGTGGACTACGTCGAGCAGGAGGCCGAGCACGGCCGGACCACCGGCGTCGTGATCGGGCCGGACCGGTCGGCGTACGCACTCGCAGGTGAGGCGTCCGGCCGCCGGGCCGTGCGCCTGCTGCCCGGCCAGTACGTCGAGCTGACACTCCCGCGGCCGACGAACGCGCTCACCGTGCGGTACAGCATCCCGGACGCGCCGGGCGGCGGCGGGATCACCGCGCCGCTGCGGGTCTCCGTCGGCCGCTCGCCCGCCCGCACCGTGACGCTCACCTCGCAGTACGCCTGGCTCTACAACCAGTACCCGTTCACCAACGACCCCGGCGCCGACCTGCTGCACCCGGACTGGTGGATCACCGAGTGCTCCTGCGTCCCGGCGGCCACCACGCCCGCGCCGGTGATCACCAAGCCGTTCCGGCCGCACCACTTCTACGAGGAGCAGCGGCTGCTGCTCGGCCGTACCCACCGGGCCGGTGAGGTGGTCCGGTTGACCGCGCCGCGCGGCACGGCCGCCGCCTGGACGGTGATCGACCTGGTGGACGCGCATCTGGTCGCGCCGCCCCGGGCGGTCCCCCGCGCGGTGAACGCGCTGTCGTTCGGCGCCGACCCGACCGGCCGGCGGGAGTCCGCCGACGCGTTCGACCGGGCGATCGCGCACGCCCGACGGGTGGACCGCCCGCTCTACCTGCCGCCGGGTACCTACCAGGTCAACCGGCACATCGTCGTCGACGACGTGACGATCGCCGGGGCGGGCAGCTGGCACACGATCGTGCGGGGGCGTGAGGTCGCGCTGGACACGCCCGCGCCCGACGGCTCCCGGCACACGGGCGTCGGCTTCTACGGCCGCGACGCCGCCGACGGCGGCAGCAGCAACGTGCACCTGTCCGGTTTCGCGATCGAGGGCGACGTACGCGAGCGGATCGACACCGACCAGGTCAACGCCATCGGCGGGGCGCTCAGCCACAGCACCATCGACGGCCTCTACCTGCACCACACGAAGGTCGGCATGTGGTTCGACGGGCCGATGACCGGGCTGCGGGTCACGAACACCGTGATCGCGGACCAGGTCGCGGACGGGTTGAACTTCCACACCGGCGTCACCCACTCCTCGGTGACGAACTCGGTGGTCCGCAACAGCGGCGACGACGCGCTGGCGATGTGGTCGGAGGGGACGGCGAACGCGTCGAACACGTTCGCGTACAACACCGTGCAGTCACCGGTGCTCGCCAACGGCATCGCGCTGTACGGCGGCACGGACCTGACCGTCGCGCACAACCTGATCGCCGATCCGGTCCGCGAGGGCAGCGCGATCCAGGTGGGCGCCCGCTTCGGTGCGGAGCCGTTCGCCGGCCGGCTGCGGATCACCGGCAACACCACCGTGCGGGCCGGCACGTACGACCTGAACTGGAACATCGGCCTCGGCGCGATCTGGTTCTACGCGCTCGACCGCAGCATCGACGCGGACGTCCTGGTGAGCGGCGACGCGTACCTGGACAGCACCTACAACGCGATCATGCTGGTCAGCGACTGGCCGGTGAAGGACCGGGTCCGCATCGACAACGTCCGCTTCCGCGGCATCCGGGTCGACGGCGCCGGGACGTCGGTGGTCAGCGCGCGCGCGGCCGGCGGGGCGCGTTTCGCCGACGTCGACGCCCGCCACGTGGGCGCGGTCGGCGTGAACAACTGCGGGTCGTTCCACTTCACCCCGGCCGGGTCGGAGTTCACCCTGACCGACCTCGGCGGCAACGACGGCGGCTGGCTGGCCCCGTGGCTGCTGCCGAACACCATCACGTGCGACGACCGCCCGCCGGTGGTACCGCCGCCCCCGCCCTCGCACTGGTGA
- a CDS encoding LacI family DNA-binding transcriptional regulator, translating into MTKRLTEVARKAGVSEATVSRVLNGRGGVSEATRTAVLTALDVLGYERPSKLRGERARLVGLVLPELQNPIFPALAEVVTGSLAQRGFTPALCARTIGGVPESGYVEMLLDHQVSGVIFAGGSYALADASHEHYRRLTDRGLPVVLVNAGVEELGFPRVSTDDAVAVEQAYGHLRSLGHDRIGLVLGPADHVPSRRKLDAMVRAAGWGDDRSLVERSSFSMEGARVAATKLIERGVTGIVCASDVLALGTIRAARRLGCAVPADVSVVGFDDSAFMTCTDPPLTTVRQPIETMGQAAVDLLVTQIEGAGVLHDELLFEPELVVRGSTAPALRR; encoded by the coding sequence GTGACGAAGCGCCTGACCGAGGTCGCCCGCAAGGCGGGTGTCAGCGAGGCCACCGTGAGCCGCGTACTGAACGGCCGCGGCGGCGTGTCCGAGGCGACCCGGACCGCCGTGCTGACCGCCCTCGACGTGCTCGGCTACGAGCGCCCGAGCAAGCTGCGCGGCGAACGCGCCCGCCTGGTCGGCCTGGTGCTTCCGGAGTTGCAGAACCCGATCTTCCCGGCCCTGGCCGAGGTGGTCACCGGATCCCTCGCCCAGCGCGGCTTCACCCCGGCGCTGTGCGCCCGCACCATCGGCGGCGTGCCGGAGTCCGGGTACGTGGAGATGTTGCTCGACCACCAGGTCAGCGGCGTCATCTTCGCCGGTGGCTCGTACGCGCTCGCCGACGCCTCGCACGAGCACTACCGGCGCCTCACCGACCGGGGCCTGCCGGTGGTGCTGGTCAACGCCGGCGTCGAGGAACTGGGCTTCCCGCGCGTGTCCACCGACGACGCGGTCGCCGTCGAGCAGGCGTACGGGCACCTGCGCTCGCTCGGCCACGACCGGATCGGCCTGGTGCTCGGCCCGGCTGACCACGTGCCCTCGCGCCGCAAGCTCGACGCGATGGTCCGGGCCGCCGGCTGGGGAGACGACCGCTCCCTGGTGGAGCGGTCGAGCTTCTCGATGGAGGGGGCGCGGGTCGCCGCCACGAAGCTGATCGAGCGCGGCGTGACCGGCATCGTCTGCGCCAGCGACGTGCTCGCGCTGGGCACCATCCGGGCCGCCCGGCGCCTGGGCTGCGCGGTGCCGGCCGACGTCTCGGTGGTCGGCTTCGACGATTCGGCGTTCATGACCTGCACCGACCCGCCGCTGACCACTGTGCGGCAGCCGATCGAGACCATGGGACAGGCCGCTGTGGACCTGCTGGTCACCCAGATCGAGGGCGCCGGGGTGCTGCACGACGAGCTGCTGTTCGAGCCCGAGCTGGTGGTACGCGGCTCCACCGCCCCCGCCCTCCGCCGCTGA
- a CDS encoding ABC transporter substrate-binding protein, which translates to MSVPQYRKVAALALATGLGLSLAACSTKSDDSSDAGGKVTITVDCQPVGAQKELLKNWNDDVAEFQRQNPDIVVKSVSVGEQCNNPPDFTARLAGGTVTDVFYGYMTDVQQVLDSGQAMDIGQYATKDTIPTWDSVDPALKEVFTDGGKLYAVPVKNYSMGLIYNKALFQRAGLDVDNPPKTWPEVRAAAKKIAALGDGIAGYSEYSAGNTGGWHFTSLLYSQGGQVLSADGKKADFNNAMGKQVLQNLKDMRYGDNSMGSRQLLQWGDLLTNAGAGKVGMFIGAPDATQAIVSQFQGKYQDWAMGPLPGQDGQAKATLGGGEGYFFKEGLSPEQVKAGLKWLAYQKLTPGKGQFDYVRAKPQNYPVGLPQPLLFTNGSDAQKQELDLRKANANVDTTNFAVFEANPVPIKGEPRNAQAVYAVLDAAMSGVLTNPNANIDALLKTAEDKVNQLLAAGS; encoded by the coding sequence ATGTCCGTACCGCAGTATCGGAAGGTCGCGGCGCTCGCGCTCGCGACCGGCCTCGGGCTCAGCCTTGCGGCGTGCTCCACCAAGAGTGACGACAGCAGCGACGCCGGCGGCAAGGTCACCATCACCGTCGACTGCCAGCCGGTCGGCGCGCAGAAGGAGCTGCTGAAGAACTGGAACGACGACGTCGCCGAGTTCCAGCGGCAGAACCCGGACATCGTCGTCAAGAGCGTCAGCGTCGGCGAGCAGTGCAACAACCCGCCGGACTTCACCGCCCGCCTCGCCGGCGGCACCGTCACCGACGTCTTCTACGGATACATGACCGACGTGCAGCAGGTGCTGGACTCCGGCCAGGCGATGGACATCGGCCAGTACGCCACGAAGGACACCATCCCCACCTGGGACAGCGTCGACCCGGCGCTCAAGGAGGTCTTCACCGACGGCGGCAAGCTGTACGCCGTACCGGTGAAGAACTACTCGATGGGCCTGATCTACAACAAGGCGCTGTTCCAGCGGGCCGGGCTCGACGTCGACAACCCGCCGAAGACCTGGCCGGAGGTGCGGGCCGCGGCCAAGAAGATCGCCGCGCTCGGCGACGGCATCGCCGGGTACTCCGAGTACAGCGCCGGCAACACCGGCGGCTGGCACTTCACCTCGCTGCTCTACTCCCAGGGCGGCCAGGTGCTCAGCGCCGACGGCAAGAAGGCCGACTTCAACAACGCGATGGGCAAGCAGGTCCTGCAGAACCTCAAGGACATGCGGTACGGCGACAACAGCATGGGCAGCCGGCAGCTGCTCCAGTGGGGTGACCTGCTCACCAACGCCGGCGCCGGCAAGGTCGGCATGTTCATCGGCGCGCCGGACGCGACCCAGGCGATCGTCAGCCAGTTCCAGGGCAAATACCAGGACTGGGCGATGGGCCCGCTGCCCGGCCAGGACGGGCAGGCCAAAGCCACGCTGGGCGGCGGCGAGGGCTACTTCTTCAAGGAGGGCCTGAGCCCGGAGCAGGTCAAGGCCGGACTGAAGTGGCTCGCGTACCAGAAGCTGACGCCTGGTAAGGGCCAGTTCGACTACGTGCGCGCCAAGCCGCAGAACTATCCGGTCGGCCTGCCCCAGCCACTGCTGTTCACGAACGGCAGCGACGCGCAGAAGCAGGAGCTGGACCTGCGCAAGGCAAACGCCAACGTGGACACCACCAACTTCGCGGTCTTCGAGGCCAACCCGGTGCCGATCAAGGGGGAGCCGCGCAACGCGCAGGCCGTCTACGCGGTGCTCGACGCGGCGATGTCCGGGGTGCTGACCAACCCGAACGCGAACATCGACGCGCTGCTCAAGACCGCCGAGGACAAGGTCAACCAGCTGCTGGCCGCCGGCAGCTGA
- a CDS encoding carbohydrate ABC transporter permease: MALTTAPGATRRTGPVAPTPSRTAARRAGLGRKVRDNLTGHAFLIGAVACFAVFSWYPMVRGVVMSFQRTRRGETTWVGWDNYSRIIADPSFWTAWKNTFVFTGLALVLGYAVPFFVAILLNELRHAKGYLRVLVYLPVMLPPASALFLFKFYAYDPSEAGLFNAILTALGLPTSEWMQSPTMTMPAMVIASTWMNMGGAVLIYLAALQNIPGELYEAAEIDGAGVWRRILHVTIPQTRLILALLAMLQIVATMQLFIEPLILANGAGTQDSATSVAYLIYQHGFFQNDLNGAAALGVIMLVVLAGFSAVYLRLTARQD; the protein is encoded by the coding sequence TTGGCGCTCACCACCGCCCCCGGCGCCACCCGCCGTACCGGCCCGGTCGCGCCGACGCCGTCGCGTACCGCCGCACGCCGCGCCGGCCTCGGCCGCAAGGTACGGGACAACCTCACCGGGCACGCGTTCCTCATCGGCGCGGTCGCGTGCTTCGCCGTCTTCTCCTGGTACCCGATGGTCCGCGGCGTCGTGATGAGCTTCCAGCGCACCCGGCGCGGCGAGACCACCTGGGTCGGCTGGGACAACTACAGCCGGATCATCGCCGATCCGAGCTTCTGGACCGCCTGGAAGAACACGTTCGTCTTCACCGGCCTGGCGCTGGTGCTCGGCTACGCCGTGCCGTTCTTCGTGGCGATCCTGCTCAACGAGCTGCGCCACGCCAAGGGCTACCTGCGGGTGCTCGTCTACCTGCCGGTGATGCTGCCGCCGGCGTCCGCGTTGTTCCTGTTCAAGTTCTACGCGTACGACCCGAGCGAGGCGGGGCTGTTCAACGCGATCCTCACCGCGCTGGGACTGCCCACGTCGGAGTGGATGCAGTCGCCCACGATGACGATGCCGGCCATGGTGATCGCGTCGACCTGGATGAACATGGGCGGCGCCGTGCTGATCTACCTGGCCGCGTTGCAGAACATCCCCGGCGAGCTGTACGAGGCCGCCGAGATCGACGGCGCCGGGGTGTGGCGGCGCATCCTGCACGTGACGATCCCGCAGACCCGGCTGATCCTGGCGCTGCTGGCGATGCTCCAGATCGTCGCGACCATGCAGTTGTTCATCGAGCCGTTGATCCTCGCCAACGGCGCCGGCACGCAGGACTCGGCGACCTCCGTGGCGTACCTGATCTACCAGCACGGGTTCTTCCAGAACGACCTCAACGGCGCCGCCGCGCTCGGCGTGATCATGCTGGTGGTGCTGGCCGGGTTCTCCGCCGTCTACCTGCGACTGACCGCGAGACAGGACTAG
- a CDS encoding carbohydrate ABC transporter permease: MAADSTTRTLISHAQLRRGRGRVLYWAVLSVVVAGFTLVFLGPLYWMVTGALKSGQEIAQTPPTLFPRDPQPRNYVDAWTNLELAKLLFNTFYYATGAVLFQLVFDTAAAYALSKLRPVLGKLILGMMLATLMIPAMVLIVPQYVTVIDLPIVHVNLLDSPFAIWLPLVANAFNIFLLKRFFDSIPEDLMAAAVMDGASPLRTLWSIVLPMSRPILGVVAIFAVTAVWKDFLWPKLVMPSPETRTVSVGIYAFAGGTPMNVVIAASVIAAIPTVVLFLIFQRNIMSGLTTGGLKG; this comes from the coding sequence ATGGCCGCCGACAGCACCACCCGCACCCTCATCTCCCACGCCCAGCTACGCCGTGGTCGCGGCCGCGTCCTCTACTGGGCGGTGCTCTCCGTGGTCGTCGCCGGGTTCACGCTGGTCTTCCTCGGCCCGCTGTACTGGATGGTCACCGGCGCGCTGAAGTCCGGCCAGGAGATCGCCCAGACCCCGCCGACGCTGTTCCCGCGCGATCCGCAGCCGCGCAACTACGTGGACGCCTGGACCAACCTGGAGCTGGCGAAGCTGCTGTTCAACACGTTCTACTACGCGACCGGGGCGGTGCTGTTCCAGCTCGTGTTCGACACCGCCGCGGCGTACGCGCTGTCGAAGCTGCGCCCGGTGCTGGGCAAGCTGATCCTCGGCATGATGCTGGCGACGCTGATGATCCCGGCGATGGTGCTCATCGTCCCGCAGTACGTCACGGTGATCGACCTGCCGATCGTGCACGTCAACCTGCTCGACTCGCCGTTCGCGATCTGGCTGCCGCTGGTGGCGAACGCGTTCAACATCTTCCTGCTGAAACGGTTCTTCGACTCGATCCCGGAGGACCTGATGGCCGCCGCCGTGATGGACGGCGCCTCGCCGCTGCGCACGCTCTGGTCGATAGTCCTGCCGATGTCCCGCCCGATCCTCGGCGTGGTGGCGATCTTCGCGGTGACGGCGGTCTGGAAGGACTTCCTCTGGCCGAAGCTGGTCATGCCGTCGCCGGAGACGCGGACCGTCAGCGTCGGCATCTACGCCTTCGCCGGCGGCACCCCGATGAACGTGGTCATCGCCGCGTCGGTGATCGCCGCGATCCCCACTGTCGTGCTGTTCCTGATCTTCCAGCGCAACATCATGTCCGGCCTGACCACCGGCGGCCTCAAGGGCTGA
- a CDS encoding glycoside hydrolase family 13 protein: MADNSPWWRSAVIYQVYPRSFADGNGDGIGDVAGIRSRLEHLAALGVDAIWFSPWYPSPMADAGYDVSDYRDIDPVFGTLAEVEALIAEAHALGIRSIVDVVPNHCSDAHQWFRAALDGGPGAPERDLFWFRPGRGPGGELPPTDWTGEFGGPTWTRTTDPDGTPGDWYLHLFAPQQPDFNWDHPRVRDEFEDILRFWFERGVDGIRIDSAGLLVKDGALPEVHPDRPHPFRDRDGVHDVYRAWRRIADSYPGGRALVGEVWLPDRERFANYLRPDELHTAFNFDFLGCAWDATALRDSINGTLAAHAPVGAPATWVLSNHDVTRHVTRYGRADTRFSFAAKREGIPTDLELGTRRARAAALLSLALPGAAYVYQGEELGLWEVEDIPYELRQDPMWERSGRVDPGRDGCRVPLPWQGDTPPFGFSPDGAAAAPWLPQPADWKDRTVRAQTGDPHSMLELYRAALALRRAEPALGDGTLAWLPAPDGVLAFAREPGFTCLVNLRDAAVPLPGHDELLLASGPLDDDRLPPDTAVWLRTRSA; the protein is encoded by the coding sequence ATGGCCGACAACAGCCCGTGGTGGCGCTCCGCGGTTATCTACCAGGTCTATCCGCGCAGCTTCGCCGACGGAAACGGCGACGGGATCGGCGACGTCGCCGGCATCCGGTCCCGCCTGGAGCACCTCGCCGCGCTCGGCGTCGACGCGATCTGGTTCAGCCCCTGGTACCCGTCGCCGATGGCCGACGCCGGCTACGACGTGTCCGACTACCGCGACATCGACCCGGTCTTCGGCACGCTCGCCGAGGTGGAGGCGCTGATCGCCGAGGCGCACGCGCTCGGCATCCGCAGCATCGTCGACGTGGTGCCCAACCACTGCTCCGACGCGCACCAGTGGTTCCGGGCCGCCCTGGACGGCGGGCCGGGCGCGCCCGAGCGGGACCTGTTCTGGTTCCGCCCCGGCCGGGGACCGGGCGGTGAGCTGCCGCCCACCGACTGGACCGGCGAGTTCGGCGGACCGACCTGGACCCGCACCACCGACCCGGACGGCACGCCCGGCGACTGGTACCTGCACCTGTTCGCCCCGCAGCAACCCGACTTCAACTGGGACCACCCCCGGGTACGCGACGAGTTCGAGGACATCCTGCGGTTCTGGTTCGAGCGGGGCGTGGACGGCATCCGCATCGACTCGGCCGGGCTGCTGGTCAAGGACGGCGCGCTGCCGGAGGTCCACCCGGACCGGCCGCACCCGTTCCGCGACCGGGACGGCGTGCATGACGTCTACCGCGCCTGGCGGCGCATCGCCGACTCCTACCCGGGCGGGCGGGCGCTGGTCGGCGAGGTGTGGCTGCCCGACCGGGAGCGGTTCGCGAACTACCTGCGCCCGGACGAGCTGCACACCGCGTTCAACTTTGACTTCCTCGGCTGCGCCTGGGACGCCACGGCGCTGCGGGACAGCATCAACGGCACGCTCGCCGCGCACGCCCCGGTCGGCGCCCCGGCCACCTGGGTGCTGTCCAACCACGACGTGACCCGCCACGTCACCCGGTACGGCCGCGCCGACACCCGGTTCAGCTTCGCCGCCAAGCGTGAGGGCATCCCCACCGACCTGGAGCTGGGTACCCGACGGGCCCGCGCCGCCGCGTTGCTGTCCCTCGCGCTGCCCGGCGCAGCCTACGTCTACCAGGGCGAGGAGCTGGGCCTCTGGGAGGTCGAGGACATCCCGTACGAGCTGCGGCAGGACCCGATGTGGGAGCGGTCCGGGCGGGTCGACCCGGGCCGCGACGGCTGCCGGGTGCCGCTGCCCTGGCAGGGCGACACGCCGCCGTTCGGGTTCAGCCCCGATGGCGCGGCCGCCGCGCCCTGGTTGCCGCAGCCGGCCGACTGGAAGGACCGCACCGTCCGCGCCCAGACCGGCGACCCGCACTCGATGCTGGAGCTGTACCGGGCCGCGCTGGCGTTGCGCCGTGCCGAACCCGCGCTCGGCGACGGCACGCTGGCCTGGCTGCCCGCACCGGACGGCGTGCTCGCGTTCGCCCGCGAGCCCGGCTTCACCTGCCTGGTCAATTTGCGCGACGCAGCAGTGCCGCTGCCCGGGCACGACGAGCTGCTGCTCGCCAGCGGGCCACTCGACGACGACCGGCTGCCGCCGGACACCGCGGTCTGGCTGCGTACCCGATCGGCCTGA